The DNA sequence aaattggttgttgatcattgctagacaaccatttttctgtcttgccatagatgttcaagttggtttaagtcaaaactgtaactcggtcactgtcttcactgtcttcttggtaagcagctccagtgtagatttggccttgtgttttaggttattgtcctgatgaaaagTTAATTCagttcccagtgtctggtggaaagcagactaaaccaggttttccttaaGGATTTCCCCTGTGCTTaactccattctgtttcttttttatcctgaaaaatgtCCCAGTCGTTAAAGATtgcaaacatacccataacatgatgtagccaccactacGCTTGAAAATATGCAGAGTGGTACTCAGTCATTGgtttattggatttgccccaaacgtaacactttgttttcaggacaGAAAAGTGAGttactttgccacatttcttgcaatattactttagtgccttgttgcaaaccagatgcatgttttggaatattttttattcggcgcaggcttcctttttttcactctgtcaactaggttagtattgtggagtaactacagtgttgttgatccatcctcagttttctcctgtcacagccattaaactttgtaactgttttaaagtcaccattgttactatagtgaaatccctgaagagtttccttcctctccggcaactgagttaggaaggggacctgtatctttgttgtgactgggtgtattcaaacagcatccaaagtgtaatgaataacttcaccatgctcaaagggatattcaatgcctgcttttttgtatttttttccccatctaccaataggtgctcttctttgtgaggtattggaaagacctccctggtctttgtggttgaatctctgtttgaaattcactgctcaatttagaaaccttacagataattgtatgtgtgtggtacagagatgaggtagttgttcaaaaatcatgtccatctcacttattatgtgacttcttaagcacatttttactcctgaacatatttaggcttgccatagtaaaatagtttaatagttattgactcaagacattttagctctatatttttaattaatttgtaaaaaattctcAAAACCTAATTCCATTTTGacaggggctcccgagtggtgcagcggcctaaggcactgcagtgctagaggcatcactacagaccctggttcgatcctgggctgtatcacaaccggcagtgattaGGAGTACCAAAGGGCGGTTtataattggcccagcatcgtccagggtaggccgtcattgtaaataagaatttgttcttaactgacttgcctgtttaaataaataaaatacgaattatggggtgttgtgtgtaggccagtgacaaagaaatctacatttaatccatttcaaaatcaggttgtaacacaacacaatgtgtaaaAGGTAAAACAACCAGCTCTTTCATAGGGTTTCACTCCATTATTCATTAACGTTAACGTCATCCCTATTCTGATTGTGTCGTAGGGGAATTATCCATGCACAGGGGAAAGTACACTCACAAAACAGATCAAACGCCAACCAGATTCCCCAGATTCCCAGACAAACGCAAACCAGATTCCCAGACAAACGCAAACCATGTTTGTAGCACAACCACTGGATTAGCATGGACATATTTAGTCAGTGACACAATGCACAAGCAATGTGCAACAGAGTTCAATGTAAAACCACTACAAACAGGGAGGATGGTGTGTAGCAGTATACTAAGGGCAAATGTTATACGATGTGCCTAGCAACTACTTTCCCTGGTATTTTCATGTTTGTCTCGCTTGCCTTTCCTCCATTTGTGACACGGGCCAATCAGAGTTTTCCCAATAACTGCTTCCAGGGGGGAACTGAACTAGAGGATAATGGGTCATATGCTGTGTTGTTTAGTAATGGTGGTGGCATGCCTGTTTGAGTCAATCAGCTAGCTTCACAGTGACATCATCATCCCATGTCTTGATGATGACCCATCAGTGATGGCTGGCTGCCTCTGGTGCTGTGTGCGTCATGCTTCAACCCCGCAGTGGCCAGACTAATGTACTACACTGACAAACAGCTGGGGGCGACTGAGGGACAGTGTAGCGGCAGCTTGCACTTATGGACTGTgctcagggacacacacacacatgcacatactcaTGCTCACatgcacaggcagacacacatacacacacacacacatatacagatgtACCACACATACAACATGTGTGcatgcgcgcgcgcacacacacactcagtagcAGGTGGATGTGTGAGAGAAGATAGGAGGAGCCGGAGAGATAGGAAacaaggaaaggagggagagagggagggagagggggggaggtagAGTGTGAGGGAGGTAGAactgctgctgtctgtctggaAATCATTCAGGTGCGAAGGCAGATGTGTTTTTATTAAGACAAGGTCAGTCTGTTGTTCCAGATGTCTCTAATATAGTTGtaaaacacacagaaacatacacagaaacacacacacacacacacacacacacacacacacacacacacacacacacacacacacacacacacacacacacagagcttgtGCTGTATGTTTTAATAAACAGATCAGATTCACTCTGGAAATCATGCAAATACACACACTAGCCCACAAAGAGGATGTTTAGTACATTGTGTAGCCACCTGATAAGTGAAAACATTGCAAGAGCTTGTGTGAATCACTGTTCCACTCTGCTGTTGGATTGTCTTGTAAATCATTGAgattctgtcacgttctgaccatcgtttcgtatgtgttttccttgttttagtgttggtcaggacgtgagctgggtgggcattctatgttgtgtgtctggtttgtctatttctatgtttggcctgatatggttctcaatcagaggcaggtgttagtcattgtctctgattgggaaccatagccATACCATAACcattaggtagcctgttttgtgttgggttttgtgggtgattgttcctgtctctgcaccagataggactgtttcggttttcacattttcattattttggtaGTTTTATTCATGTATAAattttcctttattaaaataacatgaatcatcacaacgctgcattttggtccgactctactTCACCACAAGAGACCGTTACAGATTCTCGCTTCCTTCTAACATACAAcatgtgcacacaaacacatgcgcTGCAGTCACCCTATTCATGGCCTCTAAGCCTCAAGAAAAAACATCCAACAATACAGACATCATTTCTGTAGTCTCGCATGGATCAGTACTCATTTTAATAGGTTTTATGGTTATGGTTTTAAAATGGGAAGTTACAGCTTTAGAATGAGATTAGAATTGAGTTAAAGACACATAATATCCCTGAGATTCTCTAAATGAGTTTATAGCCATAGAATCAGTCCTGTTGTCGGTAGTATTTCTGTGTCTGACGCTACACACTCTAATGTGGTTCCTGTGGTTGAACCCCCTTCCCCCTGCAGGTGGCTGAAGGTACTGCTGTGTAGCCCCCTACGCTATCTATGGATGGTCCTCATGGCCCTCACTGTGCTCTGTGTGGCCATCCAGATCCTAGGAGTCGTCTGGCAGTCCAGGTGAGTCTGGTGCTACTGTACTTACATATGTAGGATCTCTATTTGagcaccctgttgcaggagaactttcatGTAAAACTTGTAGTATATTTGATGTTTAAtgaggcttctgaagtttgtttTTTCCATTTCTACATGTTTTACTTGATTTTCCCTtcagaaaaatgtatcaacccctacaaaaatccatgaattataatccacttAATTAATCACATCCTGTTGCTACAGGATAGTTTTTCTGCTGTAGAAAAcgagctcaaattaagatcctacatcagaTATTCACGCTACCTGGATTGATATTACTGGCAGTgaaagcagagaggaagaggtaaagCGGgaggatttgtatttttttgtatggaGGACTATGAGAGAATGTCGAATTACTTGAGGCTCATTTGATTGAATAGAAGTTTTGCAATGTATATTCTGTTACAAATGTGCTGATATAAGTGGATGCACATGGCAttccggcaactttgagaaaaaccaCTGTGGTTCACatgcgtatctgccctctcattgacTACAATGGTCCTACCTGATCGCGTCTGGCTTCAATCATTGAGGACATGtactgtatttccattgttagactGGTTACTCGGCTATCTTGTTAATATATCTTTGGTGAATTATCTTTGGTGAAACTAATACGCTTTTACATTCCACTTCTCTGTTCCGGATAATTGTTTTGAAACAGGCTGACAGTGATTGGCTAACTGTAGTCTAACACTCTGTTTGGTTTCAGGAACGATAAGATGTTGAGCAAGAAGCTCCTGAATGTGCGGTTTACCATCGAGATCCAGGGAACGCTCCCAACTGAGCAGAGGGACTGGGAAAACTTGCGCTCTTCGCACGCCCCTGTCGTAGAAGAGGAAGTGAGGTCACAGGAGGAAGGAGCTCCTAAACAATCGGCCAAAGAGAACCAGAAGGTAGCAGTACATCAAGATGGCAGAGATGAgccaggagtggagaggagactccAGGTGCATCACCAACATTTAAAGCTCTCAAACACTTTCAATAAGGTCAAAGACTCCAGGAAAGAGGAAAGGGGTAAAGTTTTAGCAGTAAAGGCAGCCCTGCCCAAAGTCACATTGGGTGATGATGAGTTGCATTTGGGGGTTCCCGGGTCTGTGGTTCTCCAGCTGGGCCACAAAGCTATCAGAGTGGTATCTACCCTGTCTCACAAACCTTTCCAGGTCCCCTTAACCAATCAGCTTAAGAGTAGAAACAGCCTTGCCCCTCTAGGCACCAACTCTGTAGTTGCCGGGGTGATAAGCGAGGTGAAACCGGGGATTGCCACCTCCACCTGTCGGCCGAAGAACCACATCGTCTTTCTAAAGACGCACAAAACGGCCAGCAGCACCATCTTAAACATCTTGTATCGCTATGGCGACAGCCGCAATCTGACCTTCGCCCTTCCGCTGAACATGCACAGCCAGCTGTTCTATCCCTTCTTCTTCGCCTCACACTTTGTGGAGGGAGTTAGGAGCCACAGTGTCAAAAAGTTCCACATCATGTGCAACCACATGAGGTTCAGACCACCAGAGGTGAGTTCTATCATcatagcacaggaggttggtggcaacttAATTGGGGAGCAGGCTTgtgataatggctggagcggaattcgTGTAATGGTATCAgaacattccatttgctccattctggccattattatgagccgtcctcccctcagcagcctccactgcatcATAGATAATATCCAGGTTCAGACTAACACAAGTTGAATTTCACTACTATCTTTTTCCTGGAAAATATAAGATTTTTTAAACCAATAATTGTTAAATGGTGACTAAGGCATCACTAACTAACTAATTTTGTTCTTGTTGTTTTGGTCTTTTCCTGTTGTGTCTTAGGTGAGGAAGGTGATGCCCCAGGACACATTCTACTTCTCCATCCTGAAGAACCCTGTTGCCATGATGGAGTCCATCTTCATCTACTATAAGAGCATTCCCGCCTTCCACAAGGTCCGCAGCCTGGACGACTTCCTCGACAACAGTTGGCGTAGTTACAACACATCCCTGCCCAACAACCACTACGCCCGTAACATCCTGACCTTTGACTTTGGCTTCGACAACAATGTCGCCACAGAGACGCCCGGAGACCTAGAGACGCGGGCCGCCACAGCCATTGGCGCCATCGAGGAGGACTTCCACCTTATCCTCATCTCAGAGTACTTTGACGAATCCATGATCCTGCTCAAGCGCGCCCTCTGCTGGTCTCTTGACGACATCGTCTCCTTCAAGTTGAACAGCCGGAGCGAGCGCGCACGGAACATGCTCTCCCCGCACACCGCTGACAAGATCAGAGCCTGGAACGCCCTTGACTGGCGGCTCTACCTGCACTTTAACGCCACCTTCTGGCAACGCGTGGACACTACTGTGGGGCGTGAGGAGATGAGGCGGGAGGTGACTCGGCTGCGGGAGCAACGTGCCAAACTAGCCAAAACCTGCCTGAAGGATGGTGGTGCAGTGGACCCGTCGCAGGTACAGGATGCAGGGCTGAAGCCCTTCCAGTATGGAGCGGCCATCATCCAGGGCTACAACCTGAACCCTGGGCTGGACGGGCCTACCAAAACACACTGTCAGAACCTGATCACTCCAGAGCTGCAGTACACAGACACTCTCTACACCAAGCAGTTCCCGGAGCTTGCCACTAGGCAGAGACAGGCCGCCAAACTGGTCGCCTCACAACGTCAGCTTGGTCCAGCCAAGGTCAGCCCAGACAAAGCAGCCATGGCTGGGCCGGTGAGGGTGAGGGAGGCCCGACACAGTAGGACAGCCAAGAGTGGACCCAGAAACCCTAATGCCCAGAACCAAAATGACCCCTGCCCAACTGTCCTGTCTAAAATCACTGCAGATAGAAGTGACAGAAACATGCCTTGAGGTGTGGCTCTTTTAACATAGACTATGGGACTAATGGGACAATCCAAATCCACAGGAGCTCATCATTGATGCTGAGCACAGGGGTCTTTTTCAGCTGAACAGCCAATGGCTCTGTTTTGTCTGTACAGTGAGGACGTTTCGCTGCACATTATGCTGACTCTGGCTGGCTGCAGTGCATAGGGCCAGTTTGCTGACTTTGGTGGCACTAGGATAAGCTCTAGTGTTTCTATCCAACGATACTGGACCTCTGTGGGTGGAGGGGATGGAGTTGggggaggaagatgaagagtaggaaggagagagagagtgcaacagGGCTGATTGTCCTGCCTTGACTGGTTGGATTGGAAGTAGCATCTCATAAACCCTCTCATCTAATGTCTCCCCTTGCTCTTGTCACACACTGAGGTTTAGAATATGAACCCTTGGGGTGTACTATAGTTTGAATGGCACATACGTGGTCCTATTGATTAAACTGATTGGGGTTGGGTAAGGCCTGTAGTACAGTAGgcctatgtacagtaccagtgaaaagtttggagaCATCTACTTATTCCagtgtttttctttgtttttaccattttctacaatgtagagtaatagtgaagacatcaaaactatgaaataacacatatggaatcatgtagtaaccaaaaaagtgttaaacaaatcaaaatagatttgagatttgagattcttcaaagtagccactttaccttgacagctttgcacactcttggcattccctcaacatGATTCAttaggtaatcacctggaatgcatttcaattaacaggtgggccttgttaaaagttaatttgtggaatttctttccttcttaattaatgcgtttgagccaatcagttgtgttgtggcaaggtaggggtggtatacagaatcaaatcaaatccaatctaatttatttatatagcccttcgtacatcagctgatatctcaaagtgctgtacagaaacccagcttaaaaccccaaacagcaagcaatgcagatgtagaagcacggtggctaggaaaaactccctagaaaggccaaaacctaggaagaaacctagagaggaaccaggctatgtggggtggccagtcctcttctggctgtgccgggtggagattataacagaacatggccaagatgttcaaatgttcataaatgaccagcatggtcgaataataataaggcagaacagttgaaactggagcagcagcacggccaggtggactggggacagcaaggagtcatcatacaGAAGATagagaagatagacctatttggtaaaagaccaagtccatattatggcaagaacag is a window from the Oncorhynchus tshawytscha isolate Ot180627B linkage group LG14, Otsh_v2.0, whole genome shotgun sequence genome containing:
- the LOC112267263 gene encoding galactose-3-O-sulfotransferase 2 encodes the protein MPPSARKSIKERELFSLTSSLPCASWLKVLLCSPLRYLWMVLMALTVLCVAIQILGVVWQSRNDKMLSKKLLNVRFTIEIQGTLPTEQRDWENLRSSHAPVVEEEVRSQEEGAPKQSAKENQKVAVHQDGRDEPGVERRLQVHHQHLKLSNTFNKVKDSRKEERGKVLAVKAALPKVTLGDDELHLGVPGSVVLQLGHKAIRVVSTLSHKPFQVPLTNQLKSRNSLAPLGTNSVVAGVISEVKPGIATSTCRPKNHIVFLKTHKTASSTILNILYRYGDSRNLTFALPLNMHSQLFYPFFFASHFVEGVRSHSVKKFHIMCNHMRFRPPEVRKVMPQDTFYFSILKNPVAMMESIFIYYKSIPAFHKVRSLDDFLDNSWRSYNTSLPNNHYARNILTFDFGFDNNVATETPGDLETRAATAIGAIEEDFHLILISEYFDESMILLKRALCWSLDDIVSFKLNSRSERARNMLSPHTADKIRAWNALDWRLYLHFNATFWQRVDTTVGREEMRREVTRLREQRAKLAKTCLKDGGAVDPSQVQDAGLKPFQYGAAIIQGYNLNPGLDGPTKTHCQNLITPELQYTDTLYTKQFPELATRQRQAAKLVASQRQLGPAKVSPDKAAMAGPVRVREARHSRTAKSGPRNPNAQNQNDPCPTVLSKITADRSDRNMP